The window CACCAGAAGAATTATCGTGCAGCaccggaaaaattattgaggcatCATGTTACTGGATGTTATTGATGttacataataatttttccaagcgtGTGAATTGTTACCCCTTTATCGTTCTCAGAACCtgaatttttctagaaatttatatttctgaTGGGAATTCGACTCAAATATTAAATCATTCTAATAATAACCCGATAGATAAAGAGTTTATGCTGTAATTTCTAGTATATTTTTTGCACAATTTTCCGAAGTTATAGTTCCTCTAAAATTTTAACAGATTTCTTTCTCAACAACTAAAATtgaaaagacatttttttgttaattgtgCGAAGGTTTAaaagataaaataattgaaaatccatatattatatattatatattataaccAGCGGATCTCAAATTTGTATATCTATTAGAAATAAATCAGAGACAAAAAatgtttgcattttttttaaaggggGGATTAAATGCATTTAATCCAAATCACCTATTCCTCTGTATCCTGATCATCCTTCAGTAATGAAATATACCGATAAAAATATAGATATCGTTCATCACTGAGTAGATTATACCATCGAATCAGGGTATGATATTTATTGATCAGCTTCACTTGAATGTATCATTGTCTGCAGTGCACCTGCACCCTGATAAATGAACCAATTTAGGGATCATAGAGCATTGATATGATATCCACCCAGTTTCAGGTCAGTAATCGAATTCCACATGGCCATTAGGGACTATCTgatattcaattcaatgatCATTTAATGTTTCCTCAGTGGCGTaacataaatttattatttccagTATCCGAGAGTGTTCACTCCTCTTTTTCCCCAGCCATTGAATTTCACGTGCCATGCTTTCTCGTGATAGGTAACGCTGTAGCATTCTCCTGGGATGCACGTTGGCGAATCTTggattatatatatgtatgtatacgGGTGGAAAAAGAAATTGGCTCAACCAGGAAGCGAAACGACCGCACGGGGGTGAAAAATATTGCATTAAAAATGTTCTATTGCTTGGAGATTGTCCTCTTTGcgtgaataaaatttaaattgtaaaaattctgAGATTTGTCGAAAGTGTTCATCAACTTAAACAATCGCAATAGAATTTCCCTCTCGTGCttgcaattttaaaaaatcaaatacgaAGCTTAACGTTTTTAGTCGCCATCAtgcgaagagaaattttcgcGAGGATTGATCGTTTCCTCATGTCTAGCCCGAAATTagtgaaaattaatggatgattattaatttttagtctaTGTTGAATGAATTCTTTGATGCACAAATAACTTTACCCTTtgaatccaataatttttatttctgtccCACTAAAGTTCAGTAGCAAAGTGGGAAACCGGGATAGTCTCACTTATTTCTGACTCGAGTTTTCCAGCAATATCTTCGGATCTAGAGGGCATAGCAAAATTGTTGTCATAACATTTATTATAAAACTTgattcgctccacaaaaaaggttatgataaaaattttgctatcttccCTGGATGTCGAGATATTCGTGAAAAACTTGTCTGTATACAAGAGTGACTCATCTCGTCTTACCCCTTCACTACTGAATTTCTCAAACCTAAAACCAATTTAGATCAGCAACTCCTCTCCATTTGTGAATCcaattccataatttccccaaaataacaatataatttatcaatttgacaaaaaaatcctcaaattaaaaattaatcaacaatgTGCCATTTTACAGGCTCATAATTTCCCATTTCAAATTGAACCATCTCCACCGCtgaaattttccgaaaaaaaactcaattattgaTTGATAATTCTCCTCCCCCGTCCCCGTCCCCAGCACTCAAAAATAAATCCACTCCGCGGTTATCCCCGTTAAAACCGCGAGAAAAACTTGCAAAAGAAATACCATAAATCTGAAAATTCAGTACAAAACTATAACACTAGTACGACTCTGTTGTTTCTCAACCCCAGAGCAACTAAACTTGGCGATGAACGGGGGGGAAAGAGGAGAGGGAAGAACGGGGGAAGTGGCCTGGATACTTCGAGGAAGGTTGGCGCGTGTCTTATCTCTTGCCTCGTATGTGTCGAATCTTTTTTGGTTCACGATACTGTGAACTACTGAGACGTTGGATATTGGAAGAACTTTGACTCTCCGGCTATTCTTCAGTGTTTCTCAACTCCAGATTCTTGGGATTAGTGAAAACTTACCCCCGAACTCATCCCTCCCTACTCCCCTCCCACTGCCCCCACCCACTGCCTCCCCGCCAATGGAATTTCCCATAACAGACAGTTCAAAGGCCTCGCAATATTACTGGCAAAAACCGTAGActgattaatttaataattttgccAACTCCAGGTGATGAATTCCACCCACTTTACCccctaaaatttaattaatgtaattaaGATTAAGTTATTCATGGTATGTTATGGTGGTGGGGAGAGGGTGGTAAAAGGGGGGGAGAGATGCTTGAAAATGTTTCTGAAGTTTAACTTGCGCAGGTGTGATGAGAGTCCCCAGTCTGGACCTGTGGAACACGTCGGTAGAAATTCCGTCCGGAGGCAATTAGATGCTGGTCTGGATGTGTATAAGAACGACCTGATCCGATGGCTCCCCAGTtggggggtggaaaaaaaattctggagaatCTTGTGGTCCGGGGATAGGACACACAAGGACAGGACAATAAAAAGTTGGATGACGAGTATAAGAGACGACGCAGGACATGGGAATTGAGGACGGGCGTTGCCGGAACGAAGAACACCGTGGTATGTCGAGTAATATTCTCtggtgagtgaaaaaatttatatttaattaatgtaattggaatatttgagtCATTATTTCATTAGGTGGAATGGGTTTTTGTGGGGGCAGGGAATACCGGGAATGTTGGTTGGGATAATTGGTGGCCAGATTTTCGTTGAATTACTTCATTCGGTGATGGAATTGATTGGTTGGACAATTATGGAGGAGTCAGTTGGGTGGGGGGAGGTAAGTCGCTTGCTTTGATGGTTTTGATGCGCAACTGTGAACATCAGCTAGAGGAGTaataaaataacgaaaaaattggaCGAAGTTTTTACTgcggttttcatttttttttttaataaaacaaaCTGAAGTGTTGGACGGCGAGAAATGTGAATTAAAAACGACTgttaaattgttatttaattaaaaattttaaaaattatccctataaatttttctcatttctagTAATGCCTGATCATTGCAATAGTTCCTATTCGTAAAATCTTgaaatttatgagaaaattggttctcaatttttttggctttCTCTACTTCGCAAATACTGTAAACCCCCTAACGATCAAACTCAAAATGTACCATCCCTCCaacagaaaattgaaaactcgTTGCAGATTCAATTTTGTAGTTGTTCCGAAACTCCTCAATTGCACTCGTCCCATTCTAATcactaattttcaattcttcccATGTACCTCATCAACTACCTCCCTAAAAACTCGCTCATGATTAATTCATCCACTCATCTCCCTCATTATCTTCTCTTCCTGAATtactcataattttcaaaaccCAAAGGAGCCACTCTCCCTCTCCTCCGCCCCCGAAATACGAAGTACACAGTGaaaaatagttcaataaaaattacgtgaccgTTCCGTAATTCCCGAGTGAAAACGaaggtccgataaaaattacgaaggtTCCAATAAAGAGATCAGATCGCATCGTAAATAGTCCGCAGCGAGTAACGTAATTTTTGTGGAGCGCTTCGTACATTCTATAAGACTAGACAGACCCGTTGGAAGGAGATGATcaatggccgacagtgggccgagaCTCAGCCAACATTGGCCCACCCTCGGCCGACTGTTGGCGGATGCGTCACTTCGTCCCAGGGTCTTCAGGCGTACGTTACACCTACTATATTGCCAATTTCTGATGTTGACGTCGCATAAAAATTGGTATCGGACTTTCCTTCTCACTCAGGAATTAAAGAACTGcaacgtaatttttcctgaatatttctgCACGTGTACCCCTGGGGTAGCGTGCACAGTATCACCTCCGGTACAAGTCAGACATGCCAGAGTTTCGCCGTTGCAAAGTTATCCaagaaaatgttgaaacagAAGAGCAAGACTGAGGCTGAGGCTGAGTAACCCCCTCCCAGACTCGAGTAGATGTTGGCTcgttgaaatattaaaataaactgTGGCGGGCTGAGGGTTTGTTGAAGGGGATGGGCTGCACCCTGGGCGTGCACCAACCGGCAATGTCCTGTTGGGTGATGTAGAGCAGACTCGTGGTGTTATGTACATGGCTTGTGGAGTAGCACACATTGCTGGAGAAAATTGGGCATTCGTCGCCAGTGGAACGGCGAGGGAAAACCCGAGAGAATGAGGTGCAAAGGGTGGTCGTGACGCCatgggggagggaggagggatGAGTGCGGGAGGAATAGAGGGAGAATATGAGAGAGGGTGAAAAGTCGTTTACTATACATGGGGGAAGGTACATGCCTGTACACATCCTCACTCTTTCATAAAATTAACCTGTCTACAGTGAGACATACAATTTCACCAGCGGCATGATCATAACCATCACCAGTGGGAATTCCAGATATCAGACGGGGTAGGTTCTCCCTCGTGGCTTTATGAAGATgtaagggggagggaggattTCCTCGCCAACAGTTTTCCATTCGTTCCTTCCATGCACGTGTAGTTATGAAGCATCAGTCGAATTGTGAAAAAGGAGAAGTCAGGGAGATACGAGGGTTGTGGTGAATTTCAGCATGTCAGGAGAGGGTGGAAAAGGTCCCTTGGCTCTTGGAGATATGAGAGGCTATTCGGGGTGGATTGACGTTATTATTATGTATTATCTGTTGGATTTTGCTGGGAGAATGGGCGGAATTATTTATGCAGTTTTAAGGGTAGTCGAGGagagggaattaattttttaggcAAGGGGGGAGGTAATAGGGGTTATTTGATAGTTttgattattgaatattcattgtTGGACCTTCGCTTTAgtgacggatttttttttgatattttggaGGAATTGAGGTGGGGGTTCCCACGGGTGGGATATTGAATGTGTTTTGAGAGAActataattataaaatgtgTAGAATAAGTTGGTTTGGGGGGAATTCAAGGAAATGCGTGAGTTGTCCAGAAGAGCGgtcaaaaatttcattaattgaattttccatgggccatgaatattcatgaataaaatagcacgaattttcctcattttttcaaatttttggggaattatcaaattatatGGAACGTTACATTCCGTAATTGATCATCAAAATTTCTGGTATAATCTGGATAAAAAATAAGACCGCTCATTTTACAACATTTCCTTCTAGAAATTTTTGTTCTATAagtcaaatatattttaacaCACAAACAAATCGATTTCGTCTACAACGGATCGATTATATCGACTAAAATTTTTCAGTATTATGACTTATTATTTCGACTCTTATTCATCCAACTTTCAATACGAAAATACTTCGATTACGAAGGAAAATTCGCGGGTAATGCATTGAACAATCATCAACGAAAAAGGTTATCGCGCGTTCTTTGTACAGGCCAACGATACCTGTAacgaatagaaaatattcacaaCTATTGGACGTATGACTAGAATAAAGTGAGAACCGTGACACCGAGATATGTGAAACAATTCTCTGAATGGACCGGGCGGTGTCAGGGTTGTACCAAAGTAATCTAAAAGTGCAACACCACCTGGCATTTGTTTGCCCCGAATGACAAGTGAAAAAACCCTGAGATGGATATTACAGCAGCACTTTCTGACACATATATTGTACATCGTGTACGTATGATAAAAAGTCCATGTAGCATATGAACGAGAGTAAAACAGGATAAAATGTATAATGTACAGATGTAAAATTTATGCTATGAAAAGTCTCTCGATATTCCAGATTTCTtcgtgtctctctctctctttctctccagTTTCATGTGTCTGATGCGCTGcaggcgaatattttcatcgtgaaaaattcatattcacGTCGAGTAGAGGGGAAAAACAGTGGAAAGAAAGCCATAAaactggaaaaaatataaataaaaaatcaagccAGACATAGTTGGTACCTGTCTCTCtgctttttctatttttttttcaagtccagTGAGCATCCGAGGCTTCAAGCAGAATCACTCAAATGTCTATTTATTACGCCTCAAGGGTATTATAGAgctctgaagaaaaaaaaacgagtgtCGTGTGCGCTTTTGAAAGCGCCAACAatggaaaatgaggaaaaaggtaaaaaaatcaaacagtTGCGCGTGCATGTTGATTTATGGACTCCCAAGTGAAAGAAACAAGCAAATACACCCGACGGGGGTAAATTAGTAGTGCAGCCCAGTGACAGGGAGTTACATCGGTGCTGAGGGTACAGAAACAGAACGATAGTCACAAAGGATTTTTTGTTGTTCATCACGCCGAGTCGTGAATTCTTTCAACATAATTTTGAATGCACTCGGTGCAATGATTTCTGGTGCATTAACCACTTCTTCAGTGAGTCTCATGTATTCTTCATTCTCTTTCAATGCATCACGATGCATAACTCGGTCCTTATCCATCTCCTGATGTTTTTTCAGCGCGTCCCACTGGCGCTGAGCTTGCAATTGCTGTCCGTAGTGCAACGCCATTTCCCGTCTCCTCATGGCCTCAGCACGTCCATCAGCCACCCCAACCTCAGCATCCTTCCTCAAACAATAATTCTCCTCCTCGAGCCTCCTCCGTTCCTCCCCCAAAATCTCCCTCCTCAAGCGCATCTGTTCATCCCTCTCGAGtagataattttccaaaatacgTTTACGTTCCTCCCTGTAACGCTTCGATGCAAGATCACGTTTTGCCCCAGCATCCCTAGCCGATTCCTCAATAATTGCATTAACCTCAGCCTCTCGTTTAGCTTCTTCAACTCGTAAATCCTCAAGACTCCTCATGTACACCATCATCTCGTTCCTCAAAAACTCGGTATTCTTCGctattttttcactctcttTTCTCAGTTCCTCCTCATTGGTGACCTTGAGCATCCTCTCGACCTCGGCCTGGTGACAATTTTCCTCAGCAATACGCCTCCTCGCCACCATCAGCTGCTCCTCCAACTCACCCTTAAGCCTCTCACGTTTCTCCCTCTCATGTGCCAAGTAACGTACTTCTTCGGCTCTCACCTCGTTCCACAAATGCTCCAATTCCAGTTTCTCTTGTTCACGTAATCTCTGCACTTGACCGATGGATGATGATCTTCCAGCTATCTGATGTTCCAGAATTAATCCGGTTGTTCTACCCAATGTCATTCTTTTCATCATCTCCTCCTTCTCCTTCAACTTCTGTTTCTCATTCTCCTTGAGCATTATCTTGTACCATAGTTCGTCAAGTTGTCTGGTCTCCTTCTTCTGCATCTCCTTCTCCAACATTTGAATCAAATTTGAATACTTGACACCACGTGCAATGTCACGTGAAATTCTTTCTCTCGTTTCGGGACAATTTTCCAAATGCTGCTGTCTCCGTTTGGTCGTTATGAGCATTCTTCGATTCGCCTCCTCCTCGCGTTTTTTCATCAcaatgatattttttgttgtttctCTCTTTGTTTCCTCGGTACTTTGTACCTGATTCACGACTTCTCGCATCAATTCACTGTCTTCTATCTCCAGCATGTGCCGTAGCTTCTCACGTCGTATATTGATGTCTTCCTCGTGTGCCGTCATACCTTTGGTAGCATGAAAACAATGAAGGGTCACTCACGTGAATGTAATCTAATCTGTACTTGTGACACTACCATGAAGATATTACATGATTTATCACCCAACAACAGTTGCGTTTAACTGCTTCACATTGTGCTACGTTTATTACCTCATATTTCACCTAATTTCTAGTTTACCAGAATTTTAGACAGTTTCAATTGCACGGAAGTTTGATATTTGATGGTGTATGATTACATTATTGTCAGACAGGGAAATGCAGGATAAGACTGCTGGTACTCGGGCAGAAGATTAAGAATAAATTTAAGGTTAATTTATTCAAcccttttttcatttatggGATTCTAAATTCtaggaaaattaatggaatgtAGCAAAAATGAATTAGCGGTTGgtgatttttgataaataccataaacaataaaactccatagaatatctcaaatacatTAACGTTATAATCGTAATTACGCAGACATAAATCAGTAGCAGAGTGGCAATAAAACGAAATAAGTGAGTTTTCATGGtcggttaatttttttataaataactcgaaatctaggggaaatcggaaaattgttattatgagcttttttgtggagcaaaTTGAGTGCTATATTGAAAGTTATTATAACGATTCAGATATCTCTTTTAGATTCCGAGTGATTGCTCAAAACCTAGACTCAGAGATGAGTCAACTGATcttgaatattaaattttgatCAATTTCTCACGTTGAAAAACACTCATCAATTCGATAAGTAATTTTAATTGTGTTTATAATTAGCGCTACTACATGTGCCAGAAAATTGTGATCATATCTCGCAAATTAATAGTATTGCTTACATGAGGAATAATTACGTTACATATGTGTCCTTGTTTATGCAGATTCCAGTCACCTCATTTGATCTTCTGTTAATCGTAATTACgtaaggatttttttatgcGGAGAGTTGAAGAGTAATTTACAATTTCGTACGTGAAAaatgtgataatttttctgtattttaCGTTTATGTAGACATAATTAACgacgaaggaaaaaatttatttcaaacgtAAAATACACTGTTGTGTTCCTAAATTCCGCGTAAGTGAATCGTAAAACACGTTTCTATTAAACTCGTAATTTACGATTTCTTAAACGCAACATACTCTCAGTGAAACATAAAAGTCGTTTTGTTCCGGCGTAATTACGTTcttattttgacagtaaattaCACCTTTTTGAACTTTGAATTTCGATACTTATTTCGATATGACGGAACCAAACTACCAAACATTGTGACATTAAGCTTAAATTATGATTGAGAAATTGCAAATTACAATCACAAGAATCGGAGTCTGTCCATTGGAAATTTATCATctatctttggtcactaactCCTGTACTTCTCCAGCGAAAAATACAAGCATGAAATAGTAGAGTAAATTCGATCTATACACACACACATTGGACGTTTGAATTTTCTATACTTTTAATCAAAGTAAAATCTAATTTCAGAccaacaaaaaattgataatctcCGTATACACCGAGGGAACAATATCGCGAATTTTTCGACATATATCTTATTGGGTACATAATTTTTCGTATTAAGGCCCGGTTGGATAGACTGAACTTTCTGAAATagatagtttttattttcagatgTTATCTGAAACTTTGGTTGCGGTTTTGCACCCAGCAcagcaaaaataaatatatatactaaaaaaaaagtaaaaaaaaaataaatatatagaaCCGGGCCTTTAAATCATGAAATATTTCGTTATAAATGGGTCatgattccattaaaaatatcttattgCATACGATTCCATTGGCATCGCCTACAATAAGTTTTCAGATCACCAAAAAGTGATACATTCAAATAACCattaaaattcgataaaatattcaaggAATTGGAAGCATGAGGTTCATGTTGGAAGCCCTCCATTTAATCACGAGTCCTCTAAAGTGCCGACATATCGTGTTacatcaatgaattattccatTGGTACTATCGACCAGGATCGAGTGTTTCagtcaaaaaataatcgttccGTCTACTAAATTGTTCTCTCAGTGCACCGTTATACAAAGTTTCACGTCCCAGTAgaaagatttttcaaaaacgaGACGATATTATTTGAAagataaaacaataaaataccTTGTTCAACAAATTCTCGAATTCTATTGAGTGTTATCATCTTATCCGTTTTCTCTTCGAATTCTCGCATCTTGATAAAGTTCTGGAGTTCTCTCTGCTCAAAGCGCAGAGCCTCGTCGTCACCTCTTTCATCGTTCGTGGGGATAATTGAAGTGCCAGTGGGTCTTGATCGAACATTTCTCCCAGGCTCGGGTGCATGTTGAACAACAAAACGATTAACATCACCATATTGATGCTGTTGAATGCCACGACCTTTGGCAGTTCTCGTTTGTTGTATTTTGTGACCAATTGATCTCTCCTTTAGTCTGTATCCAATGGCTGCATTGGCAGTACCAACAACATCCTGAGATTTATGAACTGGAATATTTGCTCGACGTGAAATCGGTGAACGTACTGGTAGAACGCTCATTGCCAGGTGAATCTTTAATAAGGTAAATTAATTAACGGCGCTGAATAGATCCGAGTAAAATCATTTCTGTTGCTTCAGTGCGAGCGTAAGAGGTTTAACACATTTACT of the Diachasmimorpha longicaudata isolate KC_UGA_2023 chromosome 13, iyDiaLong2, whole genome shotgun sequence genome contains:
- the LOC135168350 gene encoding uncharacterized protein LOC135168350, yielding MSVLPVRSPISRRANIPVHKSQDVVGTANAAIGYRLKERSIGHKIQQTRTAKGRGIQQHQYGDVNRFVVQHAPEPGRNVRSRPTGTSIIPTNDERGDDEALRFEQRELQNFIKMREFEEKTDKMITLNRIREFVEQGMTAHEEDINIRREKLRHMLEIEDSELMREVVNQVQSTEETKRETTKNIIVMKKREEEANRRMLITTKRRQQHLENCPETRERISRDIARGVKYSNLIQMLEKEMQKKETRQLDELWYKIMLKENEKQKLKEKEEMMKRMTLGRTTGLILEHQIAGRSSSIGQVQRLREQEKLELEHLWNEVRAEEVRYLAHEREKRERLKGELEEQLMVARRRIAEENCHQAEVERMLKVTNEEELRKESEKIAKNTEFLRNEMMVYMRSLEDLRVEEAKREAEVNAIIEESARDAGAKRDLASKRYREERKRILENYLLERDEQMRLRREILGEERRRLEEENYCLRKDAEVGVADGRAEAMRRREMALHYGQQLQAQRQWDALKKHQEMDKDRVMHRDALKENEEYMRLTEEVVNAPEIIAPSAFKIMLKEFTTRRDEQQKILCDYRSVSVPSAPM